DNA from Osmerus mordax isolate fOsmMor3 chromosome 2, fOsmMor3.pri, whole genome shotgun sequence:
tttaaatatattttatttaaaaatctGGATATGAATAGCCTACTGTAGGCTATTCTCAAAAAAGAATAGCTTGATTTCCATAGTTGTAAATAGGCTGGATTCGACAATAATTagcatttttttatttctttatccCTATATGACAGCAATGCCTTTGTTCAATTAAAAttatgccaaacgaatgttttattttgcaatACCACAGGGTTTATTTAGGCTGTGTTTATATGTTTTATTGGTGTTAACTTATTGATGAAACCTCACATCAGAAATCTGTTTGGATCTTTCGACATAACGGATTGTATGATCAAAGTTCATATAAAAAATAGGTTTTAAGTCAGTGAATCTATTTTATATTTCGTTCTTGACAATAGAATAGGCAATCTTGGATACTGGGTCCAATTCTCCAATGTCATGTTGTTAAAATATTAAACACCATAAATTAACCAAGCCAAGGACAATCTTTAAATAGTACAAATAACTCAATTAAAATATGCAATAATCAATAGAACCAAAACTATGTGTTGTCAATAGGCCTATGAATGAAATATGATTGCTAAATGAGTTAAAAGTCTAAATTGATTAGGAACGTGTGTCTCTGCTTTCGATTATTgccatttttttaaataaattgcATATAAAATACGTGAATATCACGGATTTTATACTAACTAGCTGGTTATTAATCTAAATATGACTAGGCTACTTGTAGTGTAAGACTTTTACTCACAGAATTGCAAACATTTGGAACGCTGTGACGCACGGCACATTGTTAAATAAAACCGATAAAAAAGTTCATTCAATTAAACATGTTTTATTTCACATTTAAAACTCCAACATAATCATCAGCGATTCATTTGAAATCCCATCgaaaataagtaaataaatatCATTTAGCactttttataaaaaaataaagaggTGATCATTCTTTGCGTCGGGCAGTGGATGGCATGCTTGGCAACAAAAAATGTTAAGAAGAACAGACTACACAAGATAGTAGCCGTGTCGGCTTGGCAGTAGCATGTTAAACTAAAACAAACACTGAGAAAGACATGATACAAGAAGCAGGTGCAGGGGGGTCGGCTGGTGACAGACAAGCAAATGAAAGGGTCAACCCAAACATTAACAAGGGTCTAATATAAAATATCTCGTACTATATAAAGTGGGTTCTCAATCTACATATTTACAGTCTACATTATTAATATTGATGCTTGGTGTTTGAATAAACATGGTTCTTGTGAGAGAGCCGTGACTCTCTGAGTAtactgactgactgagtgaGCTCGATGTATTTCTAAATGTTAGACTTATTCATCAAGAATAATAACATATGCGTATGGGAGATGTACATCCCAATGAAGTAAATGTGCGGTGCTTAGTTTAAGACGGAGATGTGTGATGGAAGCATCTGTTAGAGTGACACTATTATAAACACAGCTATGTTAGTGGCGCATAGAGAGCTGATGCATTTAAGCTGGCTCCAACACAACGTAATTCAGGCAACAGtctgataaataaaaaataaaaaagtgttGACATGGATAGAAATGCACACAACCTCTACAACAACCCCACAGGAGACCAAATGTTCGTTTCCCCTTTTCGCTCCCTTGTTTTCAGGTAAAAGTTCAAGTCACTTCGAGTCACTCGTCAGCCGTGACATGCTGACGGTGCTCATACCGGGCACGTGTGGCGGAGGCACTTGGCACATGCTGCACGGACAGGGCATCCCGGTACCGATACCCCAGTGCTGGAAGCTGCTGCCCAGGGGGCCTGCACCGGGGGGCGCCTTTAAAAGTCCGTGGTGAGGTCTGACCGAGGTCACGGACATACCGGGCGCAGAGAGTGAGGCGGAGGAGACTgccggagggaggagagggtggtgcaCCGGGTGGGAGGCGTGAGAAACCACCGGGTGGCCGGGCAACGGCCCCGTGTGCGCCATGGTCCCGCAGGCAGATGGATGGAAACCGCTGTGGTGACCGCTGCCGTAGATCTCGCTCACGAGTCGTTTCATCTCCTCGAGGGAGTTGCTCAGCATCAGGATATAATTTCTTGCCAGAAGGAGGGTGGCGATTTTGGAGAGTTTACGCACCGAGGGTCCGTGTGCGTACGGCATGACCTCCCGGAGCCCGTCCATCGCGATGTTCAGGTCGtgcatcctcttcctctcgcGGCTGTTGATCTTCAGGCGCATCCCCTGCAGCTCGTCCTCAGAGAGA
Protein-coding regions in this window:
- the olig2 gene encoding oligodendrocyte transcription factor 2, producing MNLRIMDSDSRVSSRPSSPEVDDIFLSAMKKSGFSGTVSSTQSDSPPEIPADLRSLSSNDDDDLSLKMLSKKDRKLLSEDELQGMRLKINSRERKRMHDLNIAMDGLREVMPYAHGPSVRKLSKIATLLLARNYILMLSNSLEEMKRLVSEIYGSGHHSGFHPSACGTMAHTGPLPGHPVVSHASHPVHHPLLPPAVSSASLSAPGMSVTSVRPHHGLLKAPPGAGPLGSSFQHWGIGTGMPCPCSMCQVPPPHVPGMSTVSMSRLTSDSK